The following are from one region of the Lytechinus variegatus isolate NC3 chromosome 4, Lvar_3.0, whole genome shotgun sequence genome:
- the LOC121413473 gene encoding coiled-coil domain-containing protein 181-like: MEENGEERTMTPSIPESNDDATNEISQPGEPQTEEELERLIDKELEDVGKDESESPDEKEKRLDAQQREIDEELRKLREELEMDSTSPDDMGPEYDIAARVKQLNEELAKEGPIQEKKNRKVNFPENVISMAVPPEEYPEEKKDCEGEKEGESKADGQSVPVNDDGSDTPQAVREGWGTPENGTNRDAVAEQKQENAEAEKHIGSSSGQEDIELVSPSPSESLPNRTEGDSGKPSDTNTGVTEQSKVIDPPVAQHPVVNRHESLEDGATPQDNQKDTLPYDAPDGTVNSSDSGGVHVSSSSDPNDLEVERLTFRPQVQNNRLVGQNNRQGEEMNATKGEGEEEFVLVERGGKFYHVHVNDLSPEERQFLGLQESPRQSDSNSQLPAVQPRPPQKPRPATATGGGARVGNQKPSPRRAMSAKTQKEYDRQDRHGAIYEEPFGNARSRYGMTPEQKEFRREQARLKMQRMREEKEREEQEKREKEELSESIFKAWVEKKKEEIAQQKKEERDRKRAELENKEERFPEEAFKAWLERKKNQKRAESNVKQQLSEEQKQAYFMRSREDCERAFREWKKSKNASLREARSMSRAEALETKKRARQSRKSRNLAKALEVAQNYRYTEYYGYRF; encoded by the exons ATGGAGGAAAATGGTGAGGAGAGAACCATGACTCCGAGCATCCCAGAATCTAACGATGATGCAACCAATGAGATTAgtcagcctggagaacctcagACAGAGGAGGAGTTAGAACGACTGATAGACAAGGAGCTGGAAGATGTGGGGAAAGATGAGTCCGAG TCACCTGACGAGAAGGAGAAGAGACTTGATGCCCAGCAGAGGGAGATTGATGAAGAGCTTAGAAAACTCAGAGAGGAACTAGAGATGGACTCTACGTCTCCAGATGACATGGGTCCAGAGTATGACATCGCTGCACGTGTCAAGCAACTCAATGAGGAGTTGGCCAAAGAGGGTCCCATCcaggaaaagaaaaacaggaaagTTAACTTCCCGGAGAATGTCATTAGCATGGCTGTTCCACCTGAAGAATATCCAGAGGAGAAGAAAGATTgtgagggagagaaagaaggggAGAGCAAAGCGGATGGACAATCAGTGCCTGTGAATGATGATGGTTCGGATACACCCCAAGCAGTACGGGAAGGTTGGGGTACTCCAGAAAATGGGACGAACAGAGATGCAGTTGCTGAACAAAAGCAGGAAAATGCTGAAGCGGAGAAGCATATTGGTAGCAGTAGTGGACAAGAGGACATTGAGTTGGTGTCTCCCAGTCCTTCAGAATCTCTCCCAAATAGGACTGAGGGTGATTCTGGAAAGCCAAGTGATACAAACACTGGTGTTACTGAACAAAGTAAGGTTATTGATCCTCCGGTTGCTCAACATCCAGTTGTTAACAGGCATGAGAGCTTAGAGGATGGTGCCACTCCCCAGGACAATCAGAAGGACACTCTGCCATATGATGCACCTGATGGGACTGTCAATAGTTCTGATAGCGGTGGTGTTCATGTGAGCAGCAGCAGTGATCCAAATGATTTGGAGGTGGAGAGATTGACTTTTAGGCCTCAAGTACAGAACAATAGACTGGTAGGCCAAAACAACAGGCAGGGAGAGGAGATGAACGCAACAAAGggagaaggggaagaagaatTTGTGCTTGTGGAGCGTGGTGGGAAGTTCTATCATGTGCACGTCAATGACCTCAGTCCAGAGGAAAGACAATTTCTTGGGTTACAGGAGAGTCCTAGGCAATCAGACAGTAATTCTCAACTACCAGCGGTGCAGCCCAGGCCCCCTCAGAAACCACGCCCCGCAACAGCTACTGGAGGTGGGGCTAGGGTCGGAAACCAGAAGCCATCACCCCGACGAGCCATGTCGGCTAAAACTCAGAAGGAGTACGATCGACAAGATCGTCACGGGGCGATCTACGAGGAGCCTTTTGGGAATGCCCGTTCCAGGTATGGCATGACGCCGGAGCAGAAGGAGTTCAGACGAGAGCAGGCTCGCCTTAAGATGCAGAGGATGAGGGAggagaaggaaagagaagaacaggagaaaagggagaaagaagagtTGTCAGAATCAATCTTCAAGGCTTGggtggagaagaagaaggaggagatcGCTCAACAGAAGAAGGAAGAGAGGGACAGAAAAAGGGCAGAACTTGAAAACAAG GAGGAGAGGTTTCCAGAGGAGGCATTCAAAGCTTGGCTTGAGAGGAAAAAGAACCAGAAAAGAGCAGAATCTAACGTCAAACAGCAGTTATCAGAGGAACAGAAGCAGGCCTATTTCATGCGCAGCAGAGAAGATTGTGAGAGGGCTTTCAGGGA ATGGAAGAAGTCCAAGAATGCTAGTCTTCGAGAGGCCCGGTCCATGAGCCGTGCTGAGGCCCTGGAAACAAAGAAGAGGGCCCGCCAATCTCGCAAGTCACGAAACTTGGCCAAGGCACTTGAGGTGGCACAGAACTACCGTTACACCGAGTACTATGGCTACAGGTTTTAG